The stretch of DNA TAATAACTTGTCTTTAGGACAGACATataattaatagtaaataagttttttttttttacatctaacTAACCAACTAGGAACACTTTATGAAGTTCCTGAGGTAAATGCAGTGTTAAGTGACATTGTTCATAAGCTATTTATTGATGTCTTTCTCTGGTTGAAATACTGATTGAGACATTTTCTACACACAAGTTGCACGTTTTACACGTTTTTCCATCCCTTTTGATTTACAGGATATAATCGGCCCTGATTGTCGGCTGTTTTTAAACAATCGGTAATCTggtgcagatgcttttatcggCCGATACATCAGTGCatccttattaaaaaaaaaaaaaaaaaaatagttttttttttttttttttttttaagtcggcgccgatagccttgtgggcagcgtgTCGACATATAGCGCCGTTGCGCTTCGGGCGTCCCGTGTTCGAGTCCCAGCTcgcggacctttcccgatcccgtcccccctctctctctccaacttCGTTTCCTGTCTATCTACTGTCCTAtcaaataaaaggcaaaaatatatattcttttaacaTTGGGATTTTCAATATATATGTAAAGTTTCACTTTACTTGACCATACgtaaaaattgcaaaatatagTTTCCGGATCAAAATAGTTCCAGAATGCAGTTCTtagatttatatatactttttaattgTGTTCAAGGTTAACATTCTCTCTCGGAGAAGGTGTCAATCTGGCAGTCGGCGTGTATGTGTTGGCCAGGACTGCCATGAAACCTTCTGCTGTCAAGCTTCACAGAGATACTAATGAAGCAGTGCGTACTAAAACCCGTTACTTCCATGCCCATAATGGGGGTATACTTTTACCAAATGATATGAAGAGGTCACAGGTAATCAGAATCAATACTATCACAAAGCTATACTGTAATTTGCTCATTGTGTTCCTTTTATCTAAAAGTTACCATATTTTCTTATCATACAAAACTTTCTGCTTTCTATGAAGGTTTATGGGAAGAAACAGATTGTGATGGAAAAGGATGAGGTGGATGAGATTAAGAAGTTTGATGATCCAGGTTTGGTTCTGATGGGGTTTAAGCCCATGGACCGTCTCAAACTGCATCATCATATAAGGCCCGCTCTCTTCATATACCCTGAGGAAGAGCAGATATCAGGCAGGTCTTCATTTGCTGATGTCTTGAGCCTAAGCACCTCTTTCAGTTCAATCCAGTTATTAACtgatttttggctcattttggaaAGCTGATGTGCAGttctttattttgtcttttgtttacCCAAGGAAGCTCCAGTATGTTTACAGCTCTGCTTTTAAAATGCAGTGAAAAAAACGTATTTGCATTGTGCAGATACATCCCTCGTCGTAACACTCCACCTCGGTTTGTGGCACTAGTTCCCCAGAGAGAAGAACTGGATCAGAGTCAAACCCAGGCAACACCTCCAGGTAACTGCAATCAAGACTGAACAATTTTCATTGACACTGAACATGTTACTTTCAGCTGTATGgctaattaattatatatacactcattgccaaaaatatctgcacccttggtaaatatgatcaaagaaggctgtgaaaattaatctgtgtTGTTggtccttttgatcttttatttaaaaaattcacaaaaatctaacctttcattggataataataatttaaaatggggggaaatatcattatgaaataaatgtttttctcaaatacacattggacacaattattggcacccctagaaattagTAAAatatctgaagtatattcccattaatattcacaattttgagcactccagggtgattatgaacatgaaattatccagccatagcttcctgtttcacagaaaaataaataggagggaaaacaaagcccaaattcccttaatcatccatcacaatgagaaaaaccaaagaatatatttctgatgtgcagcaaaagataattgagcttcacaaattagtgaagtggctttaagaaaagagctagagcagtgaaaattcccatttccaccatcaggacaataattaagaatttccaatcaaaataaaatgttacgaaactgcctggaagaggacgtgtgtctgtATCATCCTAATTCacagtgaggaggagagtttgagtggctaaagactctccaaggaccacagctggagaattgcagaaaatagttgagtctcggggtcagaaaacctttaaaaaaaattgtcaaacagcacctacatcaccacatgttgtttgggagggtttcaagaaaaattctcctagctcatccaaaaacaaactccagcatattcagttatcagacacgactggaacttcaaatgggactggcttctatggtcagatgaaactaaaaaatgagctttttagcagcaaacactcaagatgggtttggtgaacacagggataaaaagtaccccatgtgtacaatgaaatatactgctgtatttttgatgttgtgggcctatatttctgctggaggtcctggacatcttgtttagacatatggcatcatggattctatcaaataccaacagataaaaaaatcaataagtgactgactctgttagaaatcttataatggaccatgtttggatcttccaaccgtacaataatccaaacacaaacctcaaaaacaacacaaaaatgggtcactgagcacaaaaccaagcttctgctggccattccagtcctctgacctgaaccctatagaaaatgagtgggtgaactgaagagaagaagcaccaacatggagctgggaatctaaagtggtctggatgaaggaatggtctctgatctcttgtcaagtgttttctaacctcatcaggcatcataggagaaaatttagaactgttaaactggcaaatggaggtttcaaaaagtattgaataaaagggtgccgttaattgtggccaatgtgtattagagaaaaacatccaatgaaaggttagatttttgtgaatttttttaaataaaagatcaaaaggatcaacaatacagattaattttcacagccttctttgatcatatttaccaagggtgccgatatttttggcaatgagtgtacagtatctcacagaagtgagtacacccctcacatttttgtaaatattttattatatcttttcatgtgacaacactgaagaaatgacactttgctagaatgtaaagtagtgagtgtacagcttgtataacagtgtaaatttgctgtcccctcaaaataactcaacacacagccattaatgtctaaaccgctggccacaaaagtgagtacacccttaagtgaaaatgtccaaatttggcccaaagtgtcaatattctgtgtggccaccattattttccagcactgccttaaccctcttgggcatggagttcaccagagcttcacaggttgccactggagtcctcttccactcctccatgacgacatcacaaAGCTGGTGAATGTTGGAGACcatgcgctcctccaccttccgtttgagaatgccccacagatgctcaatagggtttaggtctggagacatgcttggccagtccatcacctttaccctcagcttctttagcaaggcagtggttgtcttggaggtgtgtttggggtcgttgtcatgttggaatactgccctgtgGCCCAGTCtctgaagggaggggatcatgctctgcttcatatgtcacagtacatgttggcatttatggttccctcaatgaactgtagctccctagtgccggcagcactcatgcagccccagaccatgacactcccaccaccatgcttgactgtaggcaagacacacttgtctttgtactcctcacctggttgccaccACATACCCTTGACACCATaggaaccaaataagtttatcttggtctcatcagaccacaggacatggttccagtaatccatgtccttagtctgcttgtcttcagaaaactgtttgcgggctttcttgtgcattatctttagaagaggcttccttctgggacgacagccatgcagaccaatgtgatgcagtgtgcggtgtatgatctgagcactgacaggctgacccccactccttcaacctctgcagcaatgctggcagcactcatacgtctatttctcaaacacaacctctggatataacgctgagcacgtgcactcaacttctttggtcgaccatggcaaggcctgttctgagtAGAACCTGtcctgtatggtcttggccaccgtgctgcagctcagtttcagggtcttggcaatcttcttatagcctacgccatctttatgcagagcaacaattctttttttcagatcctcagagagttctttgccatgaggtgccatgttgaacttccagtgaccagtatgagagagtgagagcgataacaccaaatttaacacacctgctccccattcacacctgagaccttgtaacactaacgagtcacatgacaccggggagagaaaatggctaattgggccaaatttggacattttcacttaggggtgtactcacttttgtggccagcggatTAGACATTAATGgttgtgtgttgagttattttgagggcacagcaaatttacactgttatacaagttgtacactcactactttacattgtagcaaagtgtcatttcttcagtgttgtcacatgaaaagttgtaataaaatatttacaaaaatgtgaggagtgtactcacttctgtgagatactgtgtgtgtgtgtgtatgtatgtgtgtgtatatatgtttgtgtgtgtatgtgtgcatatatatatatatatatatatatatatatatatatatatatatatatatatatatatctcaaatagtaatattaaattGTGGGATCCTATATTTTAGGCTTCCATGTGATATTTCTTCCCTTTGCTGATGACATACGCACTGTGGATGCTCACATGGGTCCCACAGCCTCTGATGAGCAGGTGGACAAGATGAAAGAGATTGTGCACAAGCTCCGCTTTAAATACAAGTGTGTGGTTTTCTATAAGTTGTGCCCAGTGCATTCTTCAGTCATGGAGTTATAGTTAATTTGTATTGTAAATCTTATGTTTTTATAGGAGTGATGCATTTGAAAACCCAGTGCTACAGCAGCACTACAGGAACCTGGAGGCTTTGGCTCTGAATATGCTTGAACCTGAGCCCATTGAGGATTTAACAAGTATTTCTTGAGCTCTGAAATGGTTTTAATGGATAATTCTATTATTAATTCGATTACTGTCTCACACTCTGTGTGTTTCCTCAGTGCCCAAGGTACAAATGATGGATGCTCGTCTTGGTCCACTGACTCAAGAGTTCAAAGATTTAGTCTATCCTGATGATTATAACCCAGAAGGGAAGCCTGCAGCTAAACGCAAAACTGGTGAGATTTCAAATGCTCTTACATTAATGTAAAGCATGAGACAGGGATgtaattttctgtatttaagctgattaaaaaaaaacatgaaggaaaaaaaaattctgcattttcaaatacattttttttattatatagatAGTTTCCGACAGCACTGCACAAGCTAGCGGCACCATCAAACCGCTCTGTGCAAAACACCCTTAGAATCTCAGCCAGGGTCCACAATTAACAAATCAGTGTTGGCAAGCAAATGAAATGGTGATAGTTGCCAGCTGGCCACTGCATGTTTCAAAATTAAGTGtggcactgtgttcatttacacacGAGCAGCCTATGATCCAGTGATTTAGTCTCTGAGAGGCTCCACATGAGTTCCATTACTGAAAGTGCTGGGCTGCTTATAATGTGTATTTGAAAATGCAGCACGTGCCAACCGTATTCCCAAATTTGTATTgagaatcatttataaatctgtcaataaaaaaagaagctcTAGAGTCTCTGTACTGTAATTTTACTggtgtaaaaaataaagaattatcATGACATATCAAATACTCATATCATGATACTcacttattttacagtacaatagtaTTATTGCAGcagtaatgtatttatttgatttattttaattataaaattaataataataatgttgtcaTATTGGATGGAATTGTTTTTGTCCTTTTAACATGCCTAATGCATAATAATACTATGGGATACTGCAAAGATATAGCAGCATGGTTCAGTATGCATTGGAAATTACTTCTAAATTCTGTAGATGGCTGGCCTGTTTTAGTTACCGTGCCACTACATTCAGAAATCTTGACTTGAGTTGAGTGACTCTTTCTTTTTGCCCAGCTGAATCTGGTGGTGGTGGTGCTGAAAAGAAGCCAAAAGTTGAGATGTCACAGGATGAGCTGAAAAACCATGTGGCAAAGGGCACCTTGGGAAAACTAACAGTGCCTGTGCTAAAAGATGCATGCAAGCAGTTTGGAATACGTACAACAGGAACCAAGAAACAGGAGCTTATAGATGCCCTGACCATGCACTTCTCCAAATAAAAATTCTTAAGGCCTTGCCCATATTTGAGGGGTGGGGGGAAACCTTGATTACATACTTGTTCATAGAATAAATACAGAAAGCTTTGTATTTCTACACATTCTAAATAACTTTCCTGTCTAAGCAAAATTCTGTTCAGCATTGTGATCATTGTCATAATGGATATAATAAAAGCttgaattttgtaattttgacAGTAGCATTTAATGTCCTTATTTCACCTCATTTTCTTGCTATTCTTATTCTTTTCTTAAGCCTCGCCAGCATTGGCATGATTTAATATATGACAGTAAATGAGGAAATTTAATCAAACATCTTGATCTTGAACTTGAATTCATATGGAAACTTTTTAATGTTGTCCATTGATACTTTGGTGTAATCTACTTTCATGTAGATTACAGAATTTATGTCTGATAAATTGAACACCTATCCTAAATATTATTCAACAAATTTAGTAAACATTTGGGTTGAGCAACTAATTTGTTTAATACTCTCACAGCAACTTCAAATCTATTTTTAATCCATCCcactgattttaatttcagAATCAGTTTAGAAATAGTGGGGAGAAAAATACAGATTCCATCTCCAGCCTAGGCATGAGAAAATATCTGAtacttattattttgttatacaACTAATAAACAGTTTACTAGTTTGTGGGTTTCCATAacacctggggcctgtaccatgatggtggctgaacaaactcagtGTTACAgtattagttttgagttgacaaaaccaaaccagtccaatccagctttgttggtaccatgaatcTAATCATCAGCTTTCTCTTTCAATTCAGGCTTTATTCTGAGTTAATGGAGCACgtgcacatgaaagtgtgacatcagtaatgagcagccaatcacatgccttaaaaCTATCATTCACTTCTTGTGAGAGTCGGTGcaaagattaaaagattgaacaatgaagaatttaaacacatttacacagcacgaTCATGAAATGATCTATCaatgaaagaggaaaacttaaagaaaacatcttaccaTATAAGTGTAAGTAAAGGTTGTAAATTTAGTTTATAgagttgataatatttataggtctaaaaacacttaaaaatctaagctcatatgtagtcattgattctaaaacttatttatattgcatattatttatattatctatatgtttacattgattttaaatagcttaatactattaaactaagctggcttgtgtaatggattaagggtatagtaattatataaataatggtaacactttattttgatggtcccttttgaacattctgttgactaagtaatgttgcaactacatgtcaacaaactctcataagagtattagtagactgtctgcttcatatctactaactctttattgtgctggtctcccaacagatatgctactgactataagtaactttgcaagaacgtgtcaacttaatctaaccctaaccctaccagtcaactaatacactaacgttactaacactctaatgagagttagtagaaatgtaggtgcaacattacttatagtcaatagaatgtgttaaagggaccatcaaaataaagtgaaacctaaataatataaaataattataaaaaataatcatctctaaaaatctgatgattttatctttaaaaatgttttactatgtcgcgtcctttaatttggagtaagagaaactggaggagtggctttattgcatcagagacgtgtcactttgcttgaagctgattggtcaaatttcggtttgagatctctaaaccagaacataacctgccccggagcaggttagctgtggagccATAGACTGTGTAAAAACAGTGCGGagcgtaagttactatggcgatgaacactgctaaaagccaaaccactttcatagtacctaaaacccagagttggcgtaaactaaactgaaacttacctggctagccagctaaaccggcttcatggtacaggcctcTGGAATGAAGTAATCAGGCATTGTCATTTGTATTCTCATTAGcaagaaatgaaaacaaacagaagGATGACTACTCATTTGCCACAGATGTTTGAAATTACAGCAGATCTAAATGTAGATgtctggattttattttctgctaTACCAATAAAGCAGAGCTAGAGGGCTGTTTATACAGCCCAGAACAGACCCTAcacaaacaggaaaacaaagaagaaaaaaaggaaaatgaatgTCTCCAAAAAGAAATAGGAAGTCTCTTATTAATTTCCTAATGTGGGGCATGTGGGCGACCGAGACGTGTTTGACAGTCCCATGGGATGCAACCTGCTCGTGACGCAAGCCAGCGGAAAGCCAATGACGTTTTGCGCATGCTCACGTTGAGCCAGAGAGCTGCAAGGAAAAAGTACAAGAGACAAAGGAATAAACAACTCAAGGAGTGGACGCGAAAAAGCCAAGTTAGAGGAACGAAAGCAGCTCAGCCCGTAACATATCGTATACCGACAGAGGTAAGTGCTAGGAAGGAGTACACTGACACTTTGAAAGGTGTCATTTTGTCCGTTGCTATCAAACGAGTAGCACGTAGCCAGAGTGTCAAATTGGTCTGAACGCAGTAGTTCAGAAGCCCAAACAAAAATACGGCATGCCTTAAGTTATCTTATTAAACTTGTGTACGTGTGTTAAATGTCGTTTCTGTCCGTGAATAAGTCATAAACACCCATCCAGTCAGCTGGCAGGAAGTTTTGTACAGCCATTCCCAATGCAGTCATCCTGGGCACAACTGCACATGAGCCTTATAGGTGTCAAAAGGGTTCGTGTTTAGACTTGCCACTCGGTTAAATGCTAATTGATGTTGAGGGTTGAAGcatttgctgttttgttttaattatcaGATTTATAATCACTCtcttgttgtgtttgttttcgaCTCTAAAGCCAAGGTTATCTCTGGGGTTCTCACGGTGGTCTACTATGGCAGTTGTCAGGGTCCTGCACTGCTGACCCATTTATTCCCAGTCAGCTGTACAAGTCATGCTGTAAGTCTTTTCCACCCTGATGTCGGCCAAAATGGAAAGAACTGCTCTGCCCTAGTGGTTACTATGGTGCTTGGCAAGTCTTTGTGCAAAAACATGAAGAGCACAGAAAGAGGACACAATCGAATCTGCTTCTGAGAAGATCCATCGGTTtccacttgtgtttttttttgttcttttcacTGATTCACTGCAAGGTGCGCTGGCTCACCTTTCACTCCAGTAGCTACCTCCCCTCCCCTTGCCACTCATCCCAAGCAGCTGAGAGGTTgctgtggagatgatagtggtGACATAGCAGCAGGAATGGGGAGTACTCCATGTTCTGGTAAGGGGAGGGGGGTCGGGGGGTTTCAGGAGCTGGGCTGTATGCCATGGAAGGTCAGCAAGCAGAAAGGAGAAGCCGTCGGTGGACGCGGGTCCGAGCTGGACGATAGGCCGAATGCTGGAACGCCCCCCACCTCATCACAACCTCCTGCCATTTATCACGAAAAGCAGCATCGGGAGCTGTGCGCTCTGCATGCCCTAAACAATGTCTTCCAGGACGGAGCGGCCTTCAGCCGTGATGCACTTCAGGACATCTACCAGAGGTCAGTGCTTAGATTATGTATTGTTACCGAGGTGATctaattttggattttttttttgggcaCACTTCTACTTCCTCTTTCTTTTTCAGGCTCTCCCCTAGCACTTTGGTAACGCCCCACAAGAAAAACATGCTGGGAAATGGCAACTATGATGTGAACGTTATCATGGCTGCATTGCAGACACGTGGGTTTGAGGCTGTTTGGTGGGACAAGAGAAGGTATTTTATCATGCAGAAATATAGTTCTTAACATGTGGCAAATTCTCTTTTTGAATTCATGTTTGTTTCAtatggtttttaaaatatgtacataTCTTAAGTTCAGCATGAAACAGAAATTAAATAAGttttcttttatattgttaattaTAGTCAagtaaaactgtaaactgaatGGAGGGATTTGATTTTGTCCACTGGAAATTGATTGGATCGTTTGAGCCTTTTCGTTTGCATATTGCTGCAGTTTCATGTGAGTGACAGATCACTGGATGGGATCGATTATTGTCCCGTCCTCACACTGGTGCACGAGTCATCAGAGATGAGATGTTGTGTTTGGATTTAACATTACAGGTGCacatgaatataaaaaaaaattttaaattaaaaaaagcaatttaaaaaatagaatTGTGAATTTTGAGTTCATGGTGATTTTAactactttcaaaaaaaaagttaaaaaaatattttcaagatTGTTTTagaattcgtttttttttttttttcttccaagattatttttttaattaattaagcataaatataaaatttttggTCACAGCACATGATATTTTATGGCCTGCCTTGTGATAGAAGGTCAagttatttgatattttaagaaaCCTATTGACCTTTACACGCAGTCATGAGGGTCTGCCAGGTTCCTCTTTATGATATAATTTCCTGTTTAATGCACCACATGACTTGTCTTAGGcaaacaaaaaatttaataataataaaattattcatttttcagCACCTTCATTTTATGAACACAAAATATAGGAAAATACAGGGATAGTCCACCCTAAAATGAAATGCATACGTGTCATTCTAAACCTCTATGCGTTTATTTcatctgcagaacacaaattaagatatttgtaacattttggtAAGCAAACATTTTGGttcccattcacttccattgtatagacaagaaatacaataaaagtcaGTGGGAactgaaactgtttggttatcagcattctgcaaaatatcttccttttagtgctgtcaaacgattaatcctaaatgtttttgtttacataatatatgtgtgtatactgtgtatatttattatgtacatataaatagaaacacatgcatgtatatatttaagaaaaatgttgtt from Onychostoma macrolepis isolate SWU-2019 chromosome 12, ASM1243209v1, whole genome shotgun sequence encodes:
- the xrcc6 gene encoding X-ray repair cross-complementing protein 6, with translation MAEWREYYRNEDDEVEEDEEDSGGDYKISGRDSLVFLVDASKEMFIKGEDGEPSNFDMTMQCVRSVYTSKIISSDKDMVALVFYGTEQSKNPRNSFKHVYVYHDLDSPGSQRVLDIDKLLGEKGAQFAENTLGCGETSLGEALWCCSNLYSDIKLRLSHKRLMIFTCRDDPHGGDGAKDRQARTKAADLKETGVVIDLMHLTKPGGFDVSLFFCDIVSPPEDESELGIQIEPCRKLQDLQKRVRAKELKKRAQSRLTFSLGEGVNLAVGVYVLARTAMKPSAVKLHRDTNEAVRTKTRYFHAHNGGILLPNDMKRSQVYGKKQIVMEKDEVDEIKKFDDPGLVLMGFKPMDRLKLHHHIRPALFIYPEEEQISGSSSMFTALLLKCSEKNVFALCRYIPRRNTPPRFVALVPQREELDQSQTQATPPGFHVIFLPFADDIRTVDAHMGPTASDEQVDKMKEIVHKLRFKYKSDAFENPVLQQHYRNLEALALNMLEPEPIEDLTMPKVQMMDARLGPLTQEFKDLVYPDDYNPEGKPAAKRKTAESGGGGAEKKPKVEMSQDELKNHVAKGTLGKLTVPVLKDACKQFGIRTTGTKKQELIDALTMHFSK
- the josd1 gene encoding josephin-1 codes for the protein MGSTPCSGKGRGVGGFQELGCMPWKVSKQKGEAVGGRGSELDDRPNAGTPPTSSQPPAIYHEKQHRELCALHALNNVFQDGAAFSRDALQDIYQRLSPSTLVTPHKKNMLGNGNYDVNVIMAALQTRGFEAVWWDKRRDVGSIALPNVTGFILNVPSNLRWGPLRLPLKRQHWIGVREVGGVYYNLDSKLRSPHAIGTTDELRKFLRHQLRGKNCELLLVVPEEVEVHQTWRSDN